In Pseudostreptobacillus hongkongensis, a single window of DNA contains:
- a CDS encoding Spx/MgsR family RNA polymerase-binding regulatory protein encodes MKNIFIGYPKCSTCKNAYSKLKELGIELEYRDIANDKLNYDELKHIYEKSGLDIKKFFNTSGQVYRSENIKDKLDKMSIDEKLQLLSTNGMLVKRPILIYNDKILIGYKEKEYLELK; translated from the coding sequence ATGAAAAATATATTTATAGGTTATCCTAAATGTTCAACTTGTAAAAATGCATATTCTAAACTTAAAGAATTAGGCATAGAATTAGAATATAGGGATATAGCTAATGATAAACTTAATTATGATGAATTAAAACATATTTATGAAAAATCAGGTTTAGATATTAAAAAATTCTTTAATACAAGTGGTCAAGTTTATAGATCAGAAAATATTAAGGATAAATTAGATAAGATGTCTATTGATGAAAAGTTACAGCTTTTATCAACTAATGGAATGTTAGTTAAACGTCCTATATTAATATACAATGACAAAATATTAATAGGATATAAAGAAAAAGAATATTTAGAATTAAAATAG
- a CDS encoding glycoside hydrolase family 10 protein — protein sequence MRRRVLTLATILAFIISCSTTQEVKEDLYKDYKPKYELGDKKETEKEDKLIVDSSATNDEILSNENLKSVVFDRSDRQVNKDLKGVWVASVLNLDFPKTRGTENQKREIDNMMDNIKNWGLNAVFFHVRPAADALYKSENEPWSIYLTGVQDQDPGYDPLAYAIEAAHKRGLELHAWINPYRASMNLDRSKLSDRSVVKKHPEWIFEYDGKYYMNPGNPDVVRYVSNEIEYIVRNYDIDGMHLDDYFYPYPSSTLNLSDSFDDAEYEKNTKGFTDRKEWRRDNVDKMIQNLSVSVHKIKPKLSFGVSPFGIWRNVSSDPSGSNTKGLQAYDSLYADSVKWMREGWVDYIAPQIYWNIGFDKADYTELVRWWSSVSEKTNTPFYVGQGTYKASDWKNSDETARQLELNKNYKAVNGVIFFRYETLLNNPNNVREQIKNNLEK from the coding sequence ATGAGAAGAAGAGTTTTAACACTTGCTACGATTTTAGCATTTATAATTTCTTGTTCTACAACACAAGAAGTTAAGGAAGATTTATATAAAGATTATAAACCTAAATATGAATTAGGAGATAAAAAAGAAACAGAAAAAGAAGATAAACTAATAGTAGATTCAAGTGCAACAAATGATGAGATATTATCAAATGAAAATTTAAAATCTGTAGTTTTTGATAGAAGCGATAGACAAGTAAATAAAGATTTAAAAGGAGTATGGGTAGCATCAGTATTGAACTTAGATTTCCCTAAAACTCGTGGAACAGAAAATCAAAAAAGAGAAATAGATAATATGATGGATAATATTAAAAATTGGGGGCTAAATGCAGTTTTCTTCCACGTTAGACCAGCAGCAGATGCGCTTTATAAATCTGAAAATGAACCTTGGTCTATATATTTAACAGGAGTTCAAGATCAAGATCCTGGATATGATCCTTTAGCGTATGCAATAGAAGCGGCACACAAAAGAGGACTTGAATTACATGCATGGATTAATCCTTATAGAGCTTCTATGAATTTAGATAGAAGTAAATTATCAGATAGAAGTGTTGTAAAGAAACATCCAGAATGGATATTTGAATATGATGGTAAGTATTATATGAATCCAGGTAATCCTGATGTAGTTAGATATGTATCAAATGAAATAGAATATATAGTTAGAAATTATGATATAGATGGTATGCATTTAGATGATTACTTTTATCCATATCCATCATCAACATTAAACTTATCAGATAGTTTTGATGATGCAGAATATGAAAAAAACACAAAAGGATTTACTGATAGAAAGGAATGGAGAAGAGATAATGTAGATAAAATGATACAAAATCTTTCAGTTTCTGTTCATAAAATTAAACCAAAACTTTCATTTGGAGTAAGTCCATTTGGTATATGGAGAAATGTAAGTTCTGATCCAAGTGGTTCAAATACAAAAGGATTACAAGCATATGATTCACTTTATGCAGATAGTGTTAAGTGGATGCGTGAAGGTTGGGTAGATTACATAGCTCCACAAATTTATTGGAATATAGGATTTGATAAAGCAGATTATACAGAACTTGTAAGATGGTGGTCTTCTGTTTCAGAAAAGACTAATACTCCATTTTATGTAGGACAAGGTACATATAAGGCAAGTGATTGGAAAAATTCTGATGAGACAGCTAGACAATTAGAATTAAATAAAAATTATAAGGCTGTTAATGGGGTAATATTCTTTAGATATGAAACTTTATTAAATAATCCAAATAATGTTAGAGAACAAATTAAGAATAATTTAGAAAAATAG
- a CDS encoding carbohydrate kinase family protein, which produces MICVIGGANIDIQGFSNNEIVFNDSNPGKIEKGFGGVARNIAENLALLNQKPIFMAPVGDDEFSKSLVSYMNSKNADMSHCLYIKDENLSTYLSILNSDNEMVLAIASMQILEKFDLNFIKSKEDLIKKADVLVLDTNLNQDVIEYLSSIHDKVIIDLVSTAKAVKVKEFVGNFHSIKPNKIEVEILTGVKITDNKSMKKAAKILIDQGVNNVYITLGKNGVFYMNKDKNEFIPNPPVKPVDITGAGDSFTSGIAYSILKGYDIEKSAKVSMSMSLLNISNIGTCFEGLDENKLNNTLKNYFNIEL; this is translated from the coding sequence ATGATTTGTGTAATTGGCGGTGCTAATATTGATATACAAGGATTCTCTAATAATGAAATTGTCTTTAATGATTCAAATCCAGGAAAAATAGAAAAAGGATTTGGTGGTGTTGCAAGAAACATAGCTGAAAATCTTGCTCTACTTAATCAAAAACCTATTTTTATGGCTCCAGTTGGTGATGATGAATTTTCAAAATCATTAGTTAGTTATATGAATTCTAAAAATGCAGATATGTCTCATTGTCTTTATATCAAAGATGAAAATTTATCTACATATTTATCAATACTTAATAGCGATAATGAAATGGTACTTGCTATAGCAAGTATGCAAATACTAGAAAAATTTGATCTAAATTTCATTAAATCTAAAGAAGATTTAATAAAAAAAGCTGATGTTTTAGTACTTGACACTAATTTAAATCAAGATGTAATTGAATACTTATCAAGTATACACGATAAAGTTATAATAGACTTAGTATCTACTGCAAAAGCTGTTAAGGTAAAAGAATTTGTTGGAAATTTCCATTCAATTAAACCTAACAAAATCGAAGTAGAAATACTTACTGGAGTTAAAATTACAGATAACAAAAGTATGAAAAAAGCAGCTAAAATATTAATTGACCAAGGGGTAAATAATGTATACATTACTCTTGGAAAAAATGGTGTTTTCTATATGAATAAAGATAAAAATGAATTTATTCCTAATCCACCTGTAAAACCAGTAGATATAACTGGAGCTGGTGATTCATTTACAAGTGGGATAGCCTACTCTATTTTAAAAGGGTATGATATAGAAAAAAGTGCTAAAGTATCAATGTCAATGTCTCTTTTAAATATATCAAATATAGGGACATGTTTTGAAGGTTTAGATGAAAACAAACTTAATAACACACTAAAAAATTATTTTAATATAGAATTATAG
- a CDS encoding pseudouridine-5'-phosphate glycosidase, whose translation MKQYLEINPIVKEALENNKPVVALESTIISHGMPYPKNVEVALEVERLARENGVVPATIGIINGKLKVGLTEDEINLLGREGLKVPKVSRRDLAYVVSNKLNGATTVATTMLISALAGVKIFATGGIGGVHRNAEVTMDISADLEELGQTNVAVICAGAKSILDLKLTLEYLETKGVPVLGYKTKELPAFYTRKSGFNLDYKIETPNEFANILKTKWDLGLNGGVVIANPIPEEFAMDYDVITNAINEAIVEAEEKGIKGKDTTPFLLDKVKTITAGKSLEANIQLVFNNVKLAAEIAKELVRL comes from the coding sequence ATGAAACAATATCTAGAAATTAATCCAATAGTTAAGGAAGCTTTAGAAAATAACAAACCGGTAGTTGCTTTAGAATCAACTATAATATCTCATGGAATGCCTTATCCTAAAAATGTTGAAGTTGCGTTAGAAGTTGAAAGACTTGCTCGTGAAAATGGTGTTGTCCCTGCAACTATAGGTATAATAAACGGTAAATTAAAAGTTGGTTTAACTGAAGATGAAATAAACTTATTAGGACGTGAAGGGTTAAAAGTTCCTAAAGTAAGTAGAAGAGATTTAGCTTATGTTGTAAGTAATAAATTAAATGGTGCCACTACAGTTGCAACAACTATGTTAATTTCAGCTTTAGCTGGTGTTAAAATATTTGCAACAGGAGGAATAGGAGGAGTTCACAGAAATGCTGAAGTTACTATGGATATTTCTGCTGACTTAGAAGAATTAGGACAAACTAACGTTGCCGTTATATGTGCTGGTGCTAAATCAATTCTTGATTTAAAATTAACTCTTGAATATTTAGAAACTAAAGGTGTTCCTGTTCTTGGTTATAAAACTAAAGAATTACCTGCATTCTATACTAGAAAAAGTGGATTTAATTTAGATTATAAAATTGAAACACCTAATGAATTTGCAAACATTTTAAAAACTAAATGGGATTTAGGATTAAACGGTGGAGTTGTTATAGCTAACCCAATTCCTGAAGAATTTGCAATGGATTATGATGTTATTACAAATGCTATAAATGAAGCAATAGTAGAAGCTGAAGAAAAAGGTATTAAAGGAAAAGATACTACTCCATTCTTACTTGATAAAGTTAAGACAATAACTGCTGGTAAATCATTAGAAGCTAATATACAATTAGTATTTAACAATGTAAAACTTGCAGCAGAAATTGCTAAAGAATTAGTTAGATTATAG
- a CDS encoding deoxycytidylate deaminase, translated as MKRENFLSWDEYFMGIAFLSAKRSKDPATQVGACIVKDKKIIGIGYNGFTNGSDDDIMPWGKVGSFLETKYAYVVHAELNAILNSQINVKDSTIYVTHFPCNECAKAIIQSGISKVIYFSDKHKDKDSTKASKIMLENAKVEVAKIELSINELNIKFEE; from the coding sequence ATGAAAAGAGAAAACTTTTTATCTTGGGATGAATATTTTATGGGAATAGCTTTTTTATCGGCTAAAAGAAGTAAAGACCCAGCAACACAAGTTGGAGCTTGTATTGTTAAAGATAAAAAAATTATAGGTATAGGATATAACGGGTTTACCAATGGGAGTGACGATGATATTATGCCTTGGGGAAAAGTAGGTAGTTTTCTTGAAACAAAATATGCATATGTTGTTCATGCTGAATTGAATGCAATATTAAATAGTCAAATTAATGTTAAAGATTCAACTATTTATGTTACACATTTTCCATGTAATGAATGTGCAAAAGCTATAATACAATCAGGTATATCAAAGGTTATATATTTTTCTGATAAACATAAAGATAAAGATAGTACTAAGGCATCAAAAATAATGCTAGAAAATGCCAAAGTTGAAGTGGCAAAAATTGAACTAAGTATAAATGAATTAAATATTAAATTTGAAGAATAG
- the uvrB gene encoding excinuclease ABC subunit UvrB, which yields MFKLHSNYNPTGDQPQAIDKIVNNIQNGISDQILLGVTGSGKTFTIANIIKELGRPALIMAPNKILAAQLYNEYKQFFPENAVEYFVSYYDYYQPEAYIQSTDTYIEKDSSINEEIDKLTHAATAALLNRKDVIVVASVSAIYGLGSPNSYSDRSMYIDIDLGGITRSKLIRSLLGLRYERNDMVVERGKFRVKGDIIDVYPIYQDTVYRFEFFDEDLEKISELETLTLKKIRDVKRLNLMPATHYLSEIDTKTLVDEIKKDLEIRIEEFEKDGKILEAQRIKQRTEYDIEMIKEIGYCKGMENYSRYLTGKKTGEAPYTLLDYFPEDPIVFLDESHIMVPQIGGMYNGDRSRKEMLVNHGFRLPSALDNRPLRKEEFFAKVSQVVYVSATPSDYELEESGDEIVELLVRPTGIVEPSIEIRPTKNQVDNLMDDIKDRVSRGERILVTTLTKKMAEELTEYYLDYGIKVKYMHSEISTIERVEIVKGLRNGEFDVLVGINLLREGLDLPEVSLVAILEADKEGFLRSRRSLIQTMGRAARNVNGHVILYADKITKSMKEAMDEVERRRIVQQRYNEDNNIIPQNVKAHLTESLLEYEEDESETNITQVKFKNTKEIEKEIKKLESEMKEFAKNYQYEEAIDRRNKVNELKKILMELM from the coding sequence ATGTTTAAACTTCATTCAAACTATAACCCAACTGGTGATCAACCACAAGCTATAGATAAGATAGTAAATAATATACAAAATGGTATAAGTGATCAGATATTATTAGGGGTAACAGGTAGTGGAAAAACTTTTACAATTGCAAATATTATTAAAGAGCTGGGAAGACCAGCTCTTATTATGGCACCTAATAAGATTTTAGCTGCGCAATTGTATAATGAATATAAACAGTTTTTTCCAGAAAATGCTGTAGAATATTTTGTTTCTTATTATGATTATTATCAACCAGAAGCATATATTCAATCAACAGATACATATATAGAAAAAGATTCATCTATAAATGAAGAAATAGATAAGTTAACGCATGCGGCAACTGCAGCTCTTTTAAATAGAAAAGATGTTATAGTTGTGGCTTCTGTTTCTGCTATTTATGGACTAGGTTCACCTAATTCGTATTCTGATAGAAGTATGTATATTGATATAGATTTAGGTGGTATAACTAGATCAAAATTAATAAGATCTTTATTGGGATTAAGATATGAAAGAAATGATATGGTAGTTGAAAGAGGTAAATTTAGAGTTAAAGGTGATATTATAGATGTTTATCCTATTTATCAAGATACAGTTTATAGATTTGAATTTTTTGATGAAGATTTGGAAAAAATATCAGAATTAGAAACTTTGACTTTAAAAAAAATTAGAGATGTAAAAAGATTAAATCTTATGCCAGCTACACACTATTTATCAGAAATAGACACAAAAACTTTAGTAGATGAAATAAAAAAAGATTTAGAAATTAGAATAGAAGAATTTGAAAAAGATGGTAAAATATTAGAAGCTCAAAGAATAAAACAAAGAACAGAATATGATATAGAGATGATAAAGGAAATAGGTTATTGTAAGGGAATGGAAAATTATTCGAGATATTTAACAGGTAAAAAAACTGGAGAAGCCCCTTATACTCTTTTAGACTATTTCCCAGAAGATCCTATAGTTTTCTTAGATGAATCACATATTATGGTTCCACAAATAGGTGGAATGTATAATGGGGATAGAAGTAGAAAAGAAATGTTAGTAAATCACGGTTTTAGATTGCCTAGTGCCTTGGATAATAGACCTTTAAGAAAAGAAGAATTCTTTGCAAAAGTTAGCCAGGTTGTTTATGTTTCAGCTACTCCGAGTGATTATGAATTAGAAGAATCAGGAGATGAAATAGTAGAACTATTAGTTAGACCAACTGGTATAGTTGAGCCTAGTATAGAAATTAGACCTACTAAAAATCAAGTAGATAATTTAATGGATGATATAAAAGATAGAGTTTCAAGAGGAGAAAGAATATTAGTTACGACTCTTACTAAAAAGATGGCTGAAGAGTTAACTGAATATTATTTAGATTATGGTATAAAAGTTAAATATATGCATTCTGAAATTTCAACTATAGAAAGGGTTGAAATAGTAAAAGGACTTAGAAATGGTGAATTTGATGTTTTGGTTGGTATAAATCTTTTAAGGGAAGGGCTAGATTTACCTGAGGTATCTTTAGTTGCCATACTTGAAGCTGATAAAGAAGGATTTTTACGTTCAAGAAGATCTTTAATACAAACTATGGGTCGTGCAGCAAGAAATGTTAATGGACATGTAATATTATATGCTGATAAAATAACTAAGTCTATGAAAGAAGCTATGGATGAAGTTGAAAGAAGACGTATAGTTCAACAAAGGTATAACGAAGATAATAATATTATTCCTCAAAATGTAAAGGCACATTTAACAGAGTCTTTACTTGAATATGAAGAAGATGAAAGTGAAACTAATATAACACAAGTAAAGTTTAAAAATACTAAAGAAATAGAAAAAGAAATTAAGAAACTTGAATCAGAAATGAAAGAGTTTGCTAAAAATTATCAATATGAAGAAGCTATTGATAGAAGAAACAAAGTTAATGAATTAAAAAAGATATTAATGGAGTTGATGTAA
- a CDS encoding TlpA family protein disulfide reductase, which translates to MKKILAVFTMLMFCLSCSSSSYKYINDEQVYNNIITKTKAGIVVYGTTWCPNCKQYIEQLKEIKDDLRGEVDIYLIEFPYAPSDGEFLDYEKETYEFLKKSNYPFEIYIDKDGIVFNKFKIKSVPSIGYIKDSKLINNIEPRKFDKEELLKLFGK; encoded by the coding sequence ATGAAAAAAATATTGGCAGTATTTACAATGTTAATGTTTTGTTTATCATGTTCTAGTAGTTCGTATAAATATATAAATGATGAACAAGTATATAATAATATAATAACAAAAACTAAAGCTGGAATAGTTGTTTATGGTACAACTTGGTGTCCAAATTGTAAACAATATATTGAACAGTTAAAAGAAATTAAAGATGATTTAAGAGGAGAAGTGGATATATATTTAATTGAATTTCCATATGCTCCATCTGATGGAGAATTTCTAGATTATGAAAAAGAAACTTATGAATTTTTAAAAAAATCTAATTATCCATTTGAAATATATATAGATAAAGATGGAATAGTATTTAATAAGTTTAAAATCAAATCAGTTCCATCAATAGGATATATAAAAGATAGTAAATTAATTAATAATATAGAACCAAGAAAATTTGATAAAGAAGAATTATTAAAATTGTTTGGTAAGTAG
- a CDS encoding O-methyltransferase, whose protein sequence is MINDFLKATKYVQDLNVFDNELLDEFEKEALENNIPIITRDVLKFLLFTADNISASNILEIGTAVGYSGVFLAEISRKYKGKLTTIEIDEDRYIRAKHNFSKFNLEDNVEQILGDGLKVLPELVSNNRRYDLIFIDASKSKYIDFFNLSYGMLNKGGYIFIDNLMFRGLVAENEFPKKYRTILNNLDKFINYLNEEYNFVLLPFGDGVGLVYKK, encoded by the coding sequence ATGATAAATGATTTTTTAAAAGCAACAAAATATGTACAAGATTTAAATGTGTTCGATAATGAGTTATTGGATGAATTTGAAAAAGAAGCACTAGAGAATAATATTCCTATAATTACTCGTGATGTTTTAAAATTTTTACTATTTACCGCTGATAATATTTCAGCTTCAAATATACTTGAAATAGGTACAGCTGTAGGGTATTCTGGAGTTTTTCTTGCAGAAATTTCTAGAAAATATAAAGGAAAGCTAACAACTATAGAAATAGATGAAGATAGATATATTAGAGCAAAACATAACTTTTCTAAATTTAATTTAGAAGATAATGTAGAGCAAATATTAGGAGATGGACTAAAAGTTTTACCTGAACTAGTTAGTAATAATAGAAGGTATGATTTAATATTTATAGATGCGTCAAAATCAAAATACATTGATTTCTTTAATTTAAGCTATGGCATGTTAAATAAGGGAGGATATATATTTATAGATAATTTGATGTTTAGAGGTTTAGTTGCTGAAAATGAGTTTCCTAAGAAATATAGAACTATACTAAATAATTTGGATAAATTTATAAACTATTTAAATGAAGAATATAATTTTGTTCTACTGCCTTTTGGAGATGGAGTAGGATTAGTATATAAAAAATAA
- the xseA gene encoding exodeoxyribonuclease VII large subunit, protein MGRNYTVSEIALQIEKVIFSSDLKNVSITGELSNVTYQKSGHLYFSLKDDTSVIKCAIFNHAFKGINFTLKEGNKVRVIADINYYKPNGSINFIVSDIEKLETRGLLYEKLEKLKEEYSKKGYFDETIKKVKPKLVKRLGVITSGTGAAIEDIIRTTHNRDKYVDIYLYPVKVQGEGSSTEIANAIRYFNENNDKYMLDALIVGRGGGSIEDLWAFNEKEVIEAIYSSDIFVVSAVGHETDILLSDFVADLRASTPTQAVEQIIQEYDKISDGLNVYKAKILNIIENRYEHSLKDFENIKNSYVLNNFENRIIQYRYDMEYLENSMYKSLNIHFNNNRTNFDNLKLKLSLSSIYSKFENANLELNNLKEKVEMLITNHINKSKNEIETLKLKVSKHSNDDILKKGYSITTINGKIVKNVEDLKSKDTIKTRFHNGSIESIVK, encoded by the coding sequence ATGGGTAGAAATTATACAGTTAGTGAAATTGCATTGCAAATAGAAAAGGTAATATTTTCAAGTGATCTAAAAAATGTATCAATTACAGGTGAGCTTTCTAATGTTACTTATCAAAAATCAGGACATTTATATTTCTCCTTAAAAGATGATACTAGTGTTATAAAATGTGCTATTTTTAATCATGCTTTTAAAGGCATAAATTTTACTTTAAAAGAAGGTAATAAAGTAAGAGTTATAGCAGATATTAATTATTATAAACCAAATGGTTCAATTAATTTTATAGTATCAGATATAGAAAAACTTGAAACAAGAGGTTTACTTTATGAAAAACTTGAAAAATTAAAAGAAGAATATTCAAAAAAAGGATATTTTGATGAAACTATTAAAAAAGTTAAACCAAAACTTGTTAAAAGATTAGGGGTTATAACTTCAGGAACAGGTGCAGCAATAGAGGATATTATTAGAACTACACATAATAGAGATAAATATGTAGATATATATCTTTATCCAGTAAAAGTACAAGGTGAAGGTTCAAGTACTGAGATTGCAAATGCTATTAGATATTTTAATGAAAATAATGATAAATATATGCTAGATGCACTTATTGTTGGTAGAGGTGGAGGAAGTATAGAAGATTTATGGGCTTTCAATGAAAAAGAAGTAATAGAAGCTATTTATTCTTCAGATATATTTGTTGTTTCTGCTGTAGGGCATGAAACAGATATTCTTTTATCTGATTTTGTAGCAGATTTAAGAGCTTCTACACCTACTCAGGCAGTTGAACAAATTATACAAGAATATGATAAAATTTCAGATGGTCTTAATGTATATAAAGCAAAGATATTAAATATTATAGAAAATAGATACGAGCATTCGTTAAAAGATTTTGAAAATATTAAAAATTCATATGTTTTAAATAATTTTGAAAATAGAATAATACAGTATAGATATGATATGGAATATCTAGAAAATAGTATGTATAAAAGTCTTAATATACATTTTAACAATAATAGAACAAATTTTGATAATTTAAAATTGAAATTAAGTTTATCAAGTATTTATTCTAAATTTGAAAATGCTAATTTAGAATTAAATAATTTAAAAGAAAAAGTTGAAATGTTAATAACTAATCATATTAATAAAAGTAAAAATGAAATAGAAACACTTAAATTAAAAGTATCTAAACATTCAAATGATGATATTTTGAAAAAAGGATATAGTATAACTACAATTAATGGTAAAATTGTTAAAAATGTTGAAGATTTAAAATCAAAAGACACAATAAAGACAAGATTTCATAATGGTAGTATAGAAAGTATAGTTAAGTAG